In the genome of Populus trichocarpa isolate Nisqually-1 chromosome 10, P.trichocarpa_v4.1, whole genome shotgun sequence, the window AGATTGTAGAGATgagtaatataatatttatgcgTGTAATTGTATTGAATACGTTTATTTAAAGACGAGGAAGGTCAGGATGCAGAGAGAGAGGAACGGTTATAAGAATAGGAGAGGGGTTGTTGTGTGTGAGCCGTAAAACCGCACGTTGGCATTGGCAAAACGATACTGTTTTGGTGTTTGAATGGGTTGTTGTTGATGGAAGAGTTTATGTGTGTTGTAGTGTGCATGGGTTTGGGTGTGAGTGAGAGAGATACGGGGATGTTATAACTGACTgggattgattattttttgaagaataaaaaagattattatttgtgtgtcttagaaaaaagaaaaaagaaatgttcaTGTAATAATTTATTCGTCCACGTGTAAATTCCGCAATAATGATCACAGTCATTtctgctataaaaaaaatatcataaatcttGATAATCAATTTTCGAACAGTGTACATTGACGAAAAGGAACACGGCTCTGTATTCATTCCTTTCATCATTGCAGCGAAGGACCCGGCTTTTCCAACCATACAACTTTATGGCACCATTGGCTAATACCACACCAACACTATCAGATTTGATAAGAAACCACATGTGCCACCTGGCCCACATACTAACTACATTTTCGATCTCTATAATGTTCgcttgattgattgattaattaattatatgaatcATTATGCTCTGTGATGGTGAaataataagtaataataataataatcatgtcaCACCGGGGCCATCAACCACCACGCACTCCGTGCTGTGATGGTCGCCGCCGGTCACTATAAGCCTAATAACTAGTAAATTTAGATACAAAGTTTATATTAAAcctacatgtttttattaaatcaagatTGCAACCcctaaaaatcttattttctgagtaaataataaaaaatgcataATATATAGTTGGTTTAATTTGGGGtaattgtaaaatttttaatttgagaggGGACAATTTGTAgagcttatttaaaaaaaaattacaaaattaaggggaatttttgtttttttttttgggggccGAAAAAACACACATTCAATAATTGCACCGCATTCAGTtctgagaaaagaaaatctttcaaacttctaatataaaataatgacgCAGAAAGAAGATTAAGTGAGGATAGCTTCCATGAAGATGCCGTCCTAGCCCCACCTGGAATATCCAGGTTTGAGCctactgggaaaaaaaattcaaaattattcgGTGATTGATACGATACGAGTGGTGCTGGTGTCGCCTTTTCCATGCGCATCTAAGGAGAGCGAAATTCATTGAAAACAATATCCAATAATTTTGACTAACGGGCTTGTGCCACCGCAGTTTCGTTTCTTGAAATGATGGCAGAGGAGAGAAGGCATAATCTCGAAACGAGAGAATCATATCATTATAatccaaataaattttgataaatctGATTATTCATATTGTTCTGACAAATGAGAAGGCAAAAAGAACCTTTGCCTCTTGCTTCTAATACGATAATTTGATGGCACTGATGATGAAGCGATTCTACTCAAAACTAGATTAAGCGACTGTTTAATAGTGCTAATTGAAACACTCCCCTCTTCACTGCACTCACTGCAAAGTACTAATATGCTCTTAACTCTTCCACCTACACTAGCAATATCAGCTCTAACTATGGTTAGTCTAAGGCCTTTGAGCACCGTAATAAGCTCCGAAAACAGTTCTGGCCGATCATCGCAGCAAACAGATGCCCTGATAAATGTGTTGTCCTTGTCTTTGTTGGTGCTGGGAGGGCTTGTAACTTGAGAAACATCACAATCAACCGTCACTTCATCAACTTCAGTTGGGATTGTGAAAGTTCTGCTGATTTCCGTTGCTTTTTGTTTGAGATCCTTCACATGATCAATCGCACTTCCTAGGAGAGCTGCCTTGTCCATCTACGCAAGGAAAGATTGATTCATCTCAAGTTTTGTTGTTAGTGAACTCTAATACAGGATCAGCAGAATCTATCCTCATTCGACCATATTTTGTCAAAGGAGCTAAATGATGTAGATACACGATCTCTTATACTTTAAATAAAGATTGATGGGATTGTAACAGAAAATGGTTATtggacaaaattaaataatattggCACCCTTATTTGATGCTAGAAGAGGACACTCTTGAGTAATTGGCAGGAATAACTAACCATGCCGGTAAAGTTATGTTGATTAGCACACGTGTAACCAAGGGTTAAGACAGAGATTTGTGTACCTTTTCTGATTTAGGAACGAGTTTCCTAAGAATTCCCAGTTGTGCATTAATCCTGTCCCGTCGCCGCTTCTCAGCTTGGCTATGACTCTTGGAACTCGAAGCAGCTTTATCTTCTGAAGCCTCCTGAAGCGGTACTGACCACGAAGGGAATCCGTATACTTGAAAGTTGGCAGAGGCAGAAGCATGAGATGGGCATGGGACTAAAAAGGACTCATCATATACTGCAGCACTTGTTTGATCCCAGTTTGCCTCTGCAGGAGCAGCAGGCCAGCAAGGAGAATAGTGATCTTCCATGTCCAAgcaactttctttttaaaatctagGCCACGACTCTTCCTGCTTTTTTATCCTGGATTCATTGTACAGTTTTTCTGCACTGATAATATGTGATCTGCATATCTGATGGTGATTGGTGTGATATCTTGTTAACTCCAATGGTCAGTTGAAAATCGTGTTTGGCCATATTAGGCTGTCACCTAAACATGAATTTACTTGGAtgacttcataaaaaaaacaaggtaacCCATTGTGGCTAAAACATCGTACAGAAAAGGAACAGTTGTGTGAAATTTAACTGTTTCGGTGTATCATGGGCACCACTCTGTTCCTGTTTTGTGATAATCCGAGAATCATCCTGTCATACAGAATCCAGTTCTAAACTTCTCAAATTGTGCACAGCTTGACTAGTAATTATCTGTTTTATTTGCTCCAACTTCTGCATAACATGTTTTCTTTTGCCTTGCCCTTGTGTAAGTTTCTTCAGAGATGAAGTACCATTGAGCCCACAACCACTTGCTCTACTGATTGAAACTGACTTCATGCTTATGTGTCCCATCATGCATCTTCTTCTTGATCGCATGTCTTTACCTTTACAATTATGTTCAAGGGCAACAGATTGCAATGGAGGACGATGGAGTTCGGCAACCGAAACAAAAAGGACAATCTCTTGTGAATTAATCATCTTTGTTTTCAACTCATTGTTATCGCTCATTCACTTATGCTTTGCTTTCATCTTTATTGCTTAACCGATGATCATCTAAGAGGTTATTCATTTTGGTGcctttttcttctattttttgtcCATCTTCATCTGTTCAGTGTTAAAGACAGTGATAGGGTCCTGCACAAGCAAACAAGAGCCCTACAGTTACCATCAACAGTTGATCACTATGCAGGGCCCCAATAGTACAGAAACACTGCAACTCACCATAAAGAGGGATTAAAGATTGACACGACTTTTGATTGACGCAGtgtagaaaaataagaaattaagcttcttcaaatcctaaaatttttaaagattttttaatctctacaattatagttaaataattgaggaaattttaatttgataaattctgaaattcaaaaataagaaattaattaaaaaattgatgaatgaGTTAAAACTGACCTAGTTAatgaaatctaaataaaaaaaattacgagaTCTAGTcaagaaattaactcaaaaaagTACGAAACAACATGGAAATGATTACTTTGACTAGCCAACCATATATAAGGAATTGTGTTCGTAGAACACGCTAGCAAAGTTTTACCCCAATTCAAtgatggaatatatatatatgtatcgTTGGTTTAACATGTCGGATATTTGGACTTGAAAGTTAGGTAAGGCTTCGTTTGAAAATATGAtcaagtatttttgaaaattttaattttttttattaaaattaatttttattttatgtttttggatttgatatagagatttttaaaataattttaaaaaaataaaaaaatattattttaatatatttctaaacaaacaaTACTTTGaactgcaaccacactctcCACTCTCCGCACATGATATAAGTGTTCCACGTCATTAACCAATCCCTCACGTTCCAGTTTTGAAATCTCAGGATGGTGTTGTGTCGGTAATCCTGCGTTATTCCATCTGGAGTTCAGTGGTGCATTCTTTTCTTTCACCTTTTCTCCCTGACAAAGGATTGTTTCAACAAACTCGCCAAGCATAGGTAGAGTcggcaaaaaaacaaaaggaaaatgtGCCCAAATCTAGGTGCCGTGCATATCAGGAAATGATCGAACCAGGAACTGTTTTATCAAACACGATAATGTATGAGGCTGGCAGCATATCTACTTGGATTCCGGTCAGATATATCGGCAATGTATTCATAAAAAACCGAGAGAGATCATGGTTAAGGACACAAATAACACAACTGCGGGCTGCATTACAATATAGCACCCAGAAGGATCAAACTTGTGCGCTACTGGCAAAGGGATGCTCCTTCTATACTATAAAACCCGCACATATAGGATCAGTCCGCTTATGTACATGCAACATACagaatgatgttataatatGGGTTAAGCTTGAGCATCATTATCatcaagataaataaaagaaataaaatagaacttAAACTATAATGTCAGCCAAGTATTGCTTTGTACATTCACGTATGTATCTTGTCTAAAAGACATTAAAATCCTAACAATGTAATATAACTTGAGCAAGCACCTGAATCCAAAtagttcatgatttttttaaggataaatttgaaaagGTAGCTCATGTAAATAGCAGAACTACACCTTAATTAATACTCATCAAAATGGATTGCACCAACTTTCCAGACAATGTAAGTCGTTGCAAACATTATTGTGCTGATTAAAACAAATGAAACGACAATGAAAAAGAGTTCTGAACCACCTGGAAATTCAAAAGTCCACCCCTCCTTTGGCAACCCTCGCTTGCTGTCATCAAACATGTTTTCAGGGGCTTCTGGAAGGCCAGGTCTTTTCTTGCCCTTATCACTTTCTCTCATGGCATCCAATACTTTGCTGCCCATCTCTGATTTCGATGCCTTTGATTCTGTGTAACGGCTGAGAACCCTCGCAGCCTTCAGTCTCTCTCTTGCTGTTAGAGGCGACCTTTTTGGCCTAGACTTCATATCTGCAGAAACTGTTGAGCCATTAGAAGCTCCAGAGGTTTGAGGTCCTGACTCCTCACCAACACTGTTTCCTCCTGGGGAATCCTCAGAGGTGGAATTCACTGTTGACAGCTGATTGTCAGAAATTGAGCTCTCAGCACCTCCATAACCCTTAACACTGGTGTCCGTGACAAGACGATCATTATCCGCAGCTGAAACGAATgaccctcttcttcttccattgaTATGCATCCTTGAAGCAAGCATACCCAAGGAGGTGGTCTTTGGTCTAGACACATGTTGGTATCTGGATTGCAGcttttaatgggaaaaaaactTTTGTAAATAATCTCGAGAAATAAGAGTCACCAGATATGTGTAAACCCCATCAATTGAAATAATCCAGAGCATAGATATTACGGCTGATGAATagcaaatatgaaaaaaaaaagatttagaagaagaagaagaaaaaagttcgTTTTATTAAAGAGGGATGGAGTCAACACAAAGCATTTGAAGCGTGTCTTTTCCCCCctataaagattaaaaagagGTCCTAGAACTATTAAAGATCAAGGTGAAacagaatattaaaaaaaaaaaaagcattactAATGCAGGAAAAAGTAACTGTAAATGCAAATTTCCCATGATTAGAACAATTATATCCCAGGTTCATTTAACTAGaacataaaagcaaaaaacaatgaCATAAGAAAAGAACACAACAGAGGAATGACCAGTAATTTGTGGGGCTCGCTTGATACAATAATGGAGAAACTGCCTTTTACTTTTTTACTAATTGCCTCGATGAACTTTCACTAGCAAAATCACCTTATTTCCAAGTGCAAGGAGAAACATTACAGAATATTAATCGAATGAAAAAGCTTCCAACGACATTAGTTTCGAACAGATAACCTTTCCAACATATTACATAGCTTCGCTGTGGATTTCAGTCCACATGAAAgcagaaagaaaaggaacaataacaataataataataaaaaaaaaacagctcttCACCTTTCGAGAAATCTAGTAGGTAGACCAGGAAGGAATGAAGAATTCAGctttgcaatatatatatatataaataaataaaaaatcgtGATCTTCACGGTAATAATCAATTCTTGTAGAATCTGTAGCCAGAAAATTGGAAAACCGGGCTTCATTTTGCAATTATTACATAAATTCTAACTTGAAGCAGCAAAAATGGAGGGGATGAGGTACAGAATATCTGTTCAATTTGCAGTTCAGGACGGCCcagttgaagaagaaaaaacgcTATCATTTTGCAACTATTAATAAAGTACCATATCACATCTACTTTTAAAGCTACAATCAAGCTATGTGTTAATTTTTGCTGGTGACTGATTAAACTAAGCACAAATAGAATCCCTTGCCAACTGTCAGTATTATCAACTAAACATTgcaattaataaagaaaaccaaaagaataaaaaaaaacaggaggaAAATCTGAGGAGCAGAAAGGAAACTACCGTTGAATTGATGCCAACAACAGAATTAAGAGAAATCGCCATCCTctcctttgtttttatatttttttaagacccAACCATGTGAGGGAGAGATTTTGCGAGTTCAGTTGAATCCGGCAGCTGTGCTTGCTTGTGCGAAAGAGAGCGAGCGGGTGGCCTTGTAACCAAGCGAAGGAGATGAGCTAATTTGCTAGCGCCACTTTCCTTTACACAGCGTGTATGACACGCTCCAATTCCCACTTATATAAACTTTACTTTTGTGGCGGACAGCGAGTGTGGCAAACTGCTTTTtcaaatagatatttttattttattttttaagagagtATATCTTCGCCCTCGcattaatttattaactaaATACACTCTACTGGACTTCTGTTACGCTGAAGACAAGTTAAATAATCACAGCTTCATGTTTTTCGTAAAGGAAATCAACTTGTAATCTCTCAGTAAGATACATAAATcatcccttcttcttttttacttcttaaaataaaaattggaatCCATGTCCGCCATAAAAAGGCAAATTTACTTTAGCTATACacatctttttctattttttactaCAGTGAAATGGCTTTTACCCTTCACTACACAAATTATACGCCTTATTTTGagggtattttgatttttttttatatgttctaTTGGTCATTCAATAATTACACAgtgatattatgttttttccatAGTTTTGGCAAGTGTGGCGCCTCCCTATATCCGAACAACCCCTCCCGCCATCTCATTTGATATATCCCCGCATCCTCTTCCTACCAGGTAATTTATCGTCGGTtctaatttgttatttataatatttttcaatttagttttttttttctttttttttggtcaagattttagtagtttttaattttattattcaatccagttttttttttttaatttgaccctcatattttattttttttgttaaatttttggttttcaatttaactaTTTGATCAAAGAATTTTTCATGCcttctagtttatttatttattcaattttcatccttgttattttaatttctatattttattttaaattctttcatttaattgagtttttattttattttatcatttagcatttgatttgttaaaggTTTAACTCTTTGATTTTCTCATGTATAGTGCTTCCTGTGTAATATCTTGTATCgctaatttttaaagttatcaATATCATAGCTTTCAAACCTAGTCAAATTAGGACAAGACATGggttataaatatataaaaatgtcaTCATtagaatataaagaataaaaagatcaaaGGGTTTTTAGCAGGTTTGTCTAGGGCTATTTAGGTTGAGGtcaaccctattttttttaccaaatcaGACCATGTCAATCATCCCTATATTTTTATAGGAACCCAGCCTGGTCTAGGCTCTAAATTACTTGGGTCACGGGTTAAATTGTTAGGTCAGGTCGggttttaaatagattttttgtcgagttatctcaatcttattaCCAGAACCATATATTTTGAGGATTAGCTCGAGTTTGCTTGTCTCTTATTACCTAGCTTACACATTTATCATGTAGCCTCGAGTTTGCTCAAGTCatgtttttttgtctcttttttagTCAATCACTCGCTTCCTAAGGTTTTTTTCCAAGGTTATtgttgtcatttaaaaaaaactttataatcgTTGACCATTTTTTTATCGtctcattaaaacaaaatcgGCTGATTCAAAccgttcaattttttttgcccttgtttttttaaatttttttaaattttatcctttaatatggagtttttatttaattttatccttcagtgttggattgattttttttatttgaatctacCCAATAAACAAGGTTATATCCAAGTAACTACCAcgtcatttaatttaaaacttgagaTAAACAAATAGTTAAGtcaagatttttcaaatttatcttaATACCGAGCTTCATAATAATGCCACAATCACGGCGAATAAACCAGTAAAGTATCTGAATGGAGTTCATCATAAGTAAGAACTTTAGCCAAAGGTCAAGTTCTCTACATGAATGGGACAACAGAACTTAAAACTGCCACCACCTGATTTTGGTGGAACTTAAACAAGCACTGAgcgaaaacaaacaaacattactGATTGACAACAGATCATTCTCAACGAAAAGCAGGAAAGCATGATACATGAATCACCATCCGGAAGATGGAACTCAGATAGGTTTGTTGCGACACGACAAGCACGCACCAATGTTTTAGAGTTGACTCGGGAATTCGCGGTCGTAGCGAAACATATAGCGCTAATTACTGTAGGGTGATAGCCATAGAGCATAGGAGAAGCAGATCTTACTAAACCCTATAGGATAggtcaaataaatattaacatgtGAACACAAGCTCAGATTGTTATTCTGGAAAAGAAGATGCAAACAGACAAACTACCACAAGCATGTACTGTAAAGAACGTAAGGTAAAAAGAAACCTCGTATCTAAAGTTCAATGGAAATCGTGAAGGTAAAAGTAAAAtggaaaagatgaaattaaaatagagCCATTACAGATCAAGTTGGACGGTTTTATGATTTGTATGAAACAATTCGTATTATACTCGGCTAGCTCCCAGACCGCAAgggaaaaaatattgcaaatacAGGAAATCCTCCGCTTGCTCGCTACTAGCAGCCAAAAAATGATTcctaccaaaaaaatattacatcacTTATCCACACACCTAGGACAGAAAAATGCCATGTTCATTGTTTCAATTACACCTTCGTCCCAccaaaaaagaacacaaaaaaaaaaacaagaagaatgaAGGCACCCAAGCCCAGAAAAACACCACCGCCATATCAAAAGCCCAAACAGCTAggatacttttttttctttaagcaaCTGGGAATTCGCAACTAATTCTACAAAAAAAGGGTGGTTGTTTGCATATCAGTAGCTGCCCATCGGTGGCATGCCAAAAGGTGGCATTGGAGGCATCCCCATTCCACCCATGGGTGGTGGTGGAGCAAAACCTCCTCCCATTGTTGGTCCACCCATACCAGGCATGGGCGGTGCAGGCAAAGCAAGAGGAAGTAACTGAGCATACATGTTCTGCAAAAAATCACATGAATCGATCAACATAagatttaacaacaaaaaaatgtaaaaaaaaaacatcaggtGGGACATGTAAAACTCAATGTTTATGTGGAAACCAACTCTTCCAGGCAAACCTAATTCAAAGAGATGCTATTTATAAAAGTAAATGTGCCAGCTGTCACACCATGTACTTTGACACCACCTGGATGCAAAATGATTACCTGCTGAGCAATTACATCCTTCTCTTCCTGCTCTTTGGCCTTGACTTCTTTCTGCGCCTCAATTTTGTACTTCACGAGTTCATCAACTTTGCCTGTGTATTCACGGATAAACTGCAAataaagaaagaggaagaaagaTGAGAGAATCATCGTGCATATGCTTCAATATTCCAGGTAGGATGGCCAAGTAGCTTAAAAGGGTTAGTTTGCTCATAAAATGCAAATAACAAACATATGCAATCTGAAATAATAAGATTGGAGAATCGACAGCTAAGAAATCACCTGCAACAGGTACGGGAAAGCAAAGTCAATCATATTATTCATCCAGGCAAGCTCAAGGGCAACATCTGGCCGAATCAAATCATAACAAACAAAGAGGCACGATGCAAAGCATTCCTTCTTGCCCTACACAATCACCGAATAAAAGCAGAGTCAATGAGCcaaccaaaaacaataaaaattgacTAGATGACATGGTAAAAGTAAGGCCTAAGTgtaaaaacagaagaaaacatTTGAAATCATAAGACTTAAGTATTATCCTTCCCATAAATCACAAGCCGCAATCCTGAGATGCACAAGTGGTAAAATTATTTGGAGTGAAGTATTACACCAAGACTAATAAACAAGGAAAATGTACTAGAAACGGTTCACATGTATCCATCTACCTCTCCAGCAACGAAAAAGAAGTATAACACACCTCAGCACAATCAAGCAAACTCACCCTAATTTTAGTGAAAGGAGAAAATGAAGAACTTGCTAAAATGGTCAATCATCCATGCCAATGAAAGATGTCATATCATTTATGCACTCCAGTACACACCTGTTCAATGAAATAAACCAGCAACTCCTCTGCAAGTTCACGATCACCAGACTGTGATGCTGTCTCCATGGCATCTTTATAAAGGTTATCTTTCTTTGACAATGCAATGGATTGCTTCCATCTTCCTGCCTTCTTGTAAATGTACGCAGCCACACGCCTCATTTCAAGAAGCTCATGTTTCTCAATCTGGGCAAATTTGTACCAAAATGGATTACAAAATCAGAGTTTCATCAATGATCAGAAACAACAATATTATAGACCTTACCTTCTGTGCAAGGCCAATCTGATCAAAGTTATCATGCAAATCAATTGATTCACGCAATCTTTCATAGTCCTCCTCTTCTACATAAATTTGATTCAAAGCCTCATTCAC includes:
- the LOC7490321 gene encoding transcription factor bHLH51, producing MEDHYSPCWPAAPAEANWDQTSAAVYDESFLVPCPSHASASANFQVYGFPSWSVPLQEASEDKAASSSKSHSQAEKRRRDRINAQLGILRKLVPKSEKMDKAALLGSAIDHVKDLKQKATEISRTFTIPTEVDEVTVDCDVSQVTSPPSTNKDKDNTFIRASVCCDDRPELFSELITVLKGLRLTIVRADIASVGGRVKSILVLCSECSEEGSVSISTIKQSLNLVLSRIASSSVPSNYRIRSKRQRFFLPSHLSEQYE
- the LOC7474421 gene encoding uncharacterized protein LOC7474421 produces the protein MAISLNSVVGINSTLQSRYQHVSRPKTTSLGMLASRMHINGRRRGSFVSAADNDRLVTDTSVKGYGGAESSISDNQLSTVNSTSEDSPGGNSVGEESGPQTSGASNGSTVSADMKSRPKRSPLTARERLKAARVLSRYTESKASKSEMGSKVLDAMRESDKGKKRPGLPEAPENMFDDSKRGLPKEGWTFEFPGGSELFFIVVSFVLISTIMFATTYIVWKVGAIHFDEY